In one window of Cydia fagiglandana chromosome 10, ilCydFagi1.1, whole genome shotgun sequence DNA:
- the LOC134668401 gene encoding uncharacterized protein LOC134668401 codes for MESLLPPPPPFTFLNNEQNVTSGNVSKDWEKWKKSFEIYSVACELGKKDAKVQINILLHVIGEQGREVYEQFSDTFTDLKSLLSKFDSFFLLRKNITVQRHSFFTRDQKDGESIEQYSFELKKLANKCEFKDLCDDLVRDRLICGIKDTAIRERLLREPTLTLQKAIDICNIAQMSRVQAGTIKKESTEQHAYYIGSGSAQEEVADVHFLYRRGGAASRGRGRGGWRGGRFARPPLARPPSAARPAAAGSAVRRPYDQRDNGMRAACEMCGVSHDSQRCPAYGKRCLRCNRLNHFSRVCRVYELSAEDNTDQVIYYFNNNNSSDWSVTVSINNIEISLKIDTGADTNVLPYSYLEKIGYNKQDILPTLARLRGYSGGEIKVLGRCNLKLRHRNNDYILKFIIADTDSPPILGRDSCQELNVVKLILSVDSHKDFKTKFLEEYADVFEGIGCMPGEYRIALDDSVRPVVHAPRKLPVALKEQIKLKLDEMERQQIIAKVEGPTDWVNSMTVVKKPNGDLRICLDPKDLNKAIKREHYRLPTIDEITANLTGARFFSTLDAKNGFWQLKLSQESTNL; via the coding sequence ATGGAATCGTTGTTGCCTCCACCGCCGCCATTTACTTTTTTGAACAATGAACAAAATGTAACTTCTGGAAACGTTTCAAAAGACTGGGAGAAGTGGAAAAAATCATTTGAAATTTATTCCGTCGCGTGTGAACTAGGGAAAAAGGACGCAAAagtgcaaataaatattttattacatgtcATTGGTGAGCAAGGACGTGAAGTGTATGAACAATTTAGTGACACGTTTACAGATTTAAAAAGTTTACTTAGCAAGTTTGATTCTTTCTTCTTGTTGCGGAAAAATATCACTGTACAAAGACATTCGTTTTTTACGCGCGATCAGAAAGATGGAGAATCAATAGAACAATACTCGTTTGAACTGAAAAAATTAGCTAATAAATGTGAGTTTAAGGACTTGTGCGACGACTTGGTACGAGACAGGTTGATTTGTGGCATTAAAGACACTGCAATAAGGGAACGGCTACTTCGGGAACCTACTCTGACGCTTCAAAAAGCGATTGATATCTGTAATATAGCACAGATGTCACGCGTGCAAGCAGGCACCATAAAAAAGGAGTCGACAGAACAACACGCTTATTACATCGGTAGTGGCAGTGCACAGGAGGAAGTTGCAGATGTACATTTTCTATATCGACGTGGAGGAGCGGCTAGCAGAGGTCGAGGTCGGGGTGGCTGGCGAGGCGGGCGCTTCGCTCGACCACCGCTCGCGCGACCCCCGTCTGCCGCTCGCCCCGCCGCCGCCGGATCAGCTGTGCGGCGACCATATGATCAACGAGATAACGGAATGCGCGCTGCCTGTGAGATGTGTGGAGTGTCCCATGATAGTCAGAGATGTCCAGCTTATGGAAAAAGGTGCTTGCGGTGCAATCGGTTAAACCACTTTTCGCGTGTTTGTCGCGTGTATGAATTGAGCGCCGAAGATAACACCGATCAggtaatttactatttcaatAATAACAATAGTAGTGATTGGTCAGTTACAGTAAGCATAAATAATATCGAAATATCGCTTAAAATTGATACAGGTGCAGATACGAATGTATTGCCTTACAGTTACTTGGAAAAAATTGGCTATAATAAACAAGATATTTTACCTACGCTAGCTAGGTTACGTGGGTATTCTGGCGGCGAGATCAAAGTATTAGGTAGATGCAACTTAAAGTTGAGGCACAGGAATAatgattatattttaaaattcataATAGCCGATACAGATTCACCTCCGATTTTAGGTCGCGATTCTTGTCAGGAGTTAAATGTGGTAAAGTTAATACTTTCAGTAGACTCGCACAAAGActttaaaactaaatttttaGAAGAATACGCGGACGTGTTTGAAGGTATTGGTTGTATGCCGGGTGAGTACAGGATAGCGTTAGACGACAGTGTACGTCCTGTAGTACATGCACCGCGGAAATTGCCTGTAGCCCTTAAGGAACAAATAAAGCTTAAATTAGACGAAATGGAGAGACAACAAATTATTGCGAAAGTTGAAGGGCCAACTGATTGGGTAAACAGTATGACCGTGGTTAAGAAACCTAATGGGGACTTGCGTATTTGTCTAGATCCGAAGGATCTAAACAAAGCGATCAAGCGGGAACACTATCGATTACCTACAATCGATGAGATAACAGCCAACTTGACAGGTGCGAGATTCTTTAGTACACTAGATGCAAAAAATGGGTTTTGGCAGTTAAAACTGAGTCAGGAAAGTACTAACTTATGA
- the LOC134668191 gene encoding uncharacterized protein LOC134668191 encodes MNNCRGNKNVSKNVSVSERRFALSRLFQMIQTKHFCSHIEDLSAGKPIRDSLRKLNLFVDGQGLIRVGGRLCHSELPYSARHPILLPGKDKLTFLLVDHYHKVYCHVGADTLASILSRNYWILSMRFVTKNVTFKCIPCFKTAPRHQQPFMADLPADRVRCCRVFEGVGTDFAGPILMKSSSLRNARIQKCYLCIFVCLSTKAVHLEIVSQLSVEAFVAAFTRFVSRRGLPSLIRSDCGTNYVGTNKHLKELFIYLKNHHGELERELIKNQITWLFNPPSSPNMGGLFEAAVKSAKTHMYRVLGDQRLTFEQLTTFFTKVEAVMNSRPLCPLSSDPTDLEVLTPGHFIIGQPLVALPEYPFELTNIGRLSQFQQIQKLTQHFWSRFRNEYLHTLQQRPKWTLRTKSPEINDLVLIKEENYPPLQWKRGRIIRLLPGKDGINRVAELRVQNGSLLRPVSKLCVLPLMDSC; translated from the coding sequence ATGAATAACTGTCGTGGTAATAAAAATGTTAGCAAAAATGTGTCTGTATCGGAACGTCGTTTCGCACTGTCTCGTTTGTTCCAGATGATTCAAACGAAACATTTCTGTAGTCACATTGAAGATTTATCTGCTGGGAAACCTATTCGAGACTCGTTACGGAAACTTAACTTATTTGTCGACGGACAAGGTTTAATTCGAGTTGGAGGACGTCTTTGTCATTCAGAACTTCCTTATTCGGCCCGACATCCCATTTTACTTCCCGGAAAAGACAAACTCACATTTCTTTTAGTGGATCATTATCATAAGGTATATTGTCACGTAGGTGCTGACACTTTAGCTTCAATTCTAAGTCGGAATTATTGGATATTATCAATGCGAtttgtaactaaaaatgtgaCATTTAAATGCATTCCATGCTTTAAAACTGCGCCTCGACACCAACAGCCATTTATGGCAGACTTACCTGCAGATCGGGTTCGATGCTGTCGAGTATTCGAAGGAGTAGGGACGGATTTTGCAGGCCCAATCCTCATGAAGAGCAGTAGTTTAAGAAATGCTCGCATTCAAAAGTGTTATTTGTGCATCTTCGTTTGTTTGTCAACAAAGGCGGTACATTTGGAAATAGTTTCTCAACTTTCAGTCGAAGCATTTGTCGCTGCTTTTACTAGATTTGTTTCTCGAAGGGGGTTACCTTCCTTGATTCGCTCTGATTGTGGTACAAATTACGTCGGGACTAACAAACATTTGAAAGAGTTATTCATTTACTTAAAGAATCATCACGGCGAGTTAGAACGTGAATTAATCAAAAACCAAATTACATGGCTGTTCAACCCTCCCAGTAGCCCAAATATGGGTGGATTGTTTGAAGCTGCTGTTAAATCCGCTAAAACACACATGTATCGTGTACTCGGTGATCAACGGCTTACGTTCGAGCAATTAACGACATTTTTTACTAAGGTCGAAGCGGTGATGAATTCAAGGCCTTTGTGTCCTCTCAGTTCGGATCCGACAGACTTGGAAGTTTTAACTCCTGGTCATTTCATCATCGGTCAACCACTGGTAGCTCTACCGGAATATCCATTTGAATTAACGAATATAGGCCGTTTGTCGCAATTtcaacaaattcaaaaactgacACAACATTTTTGGTCTCGTTTTCGCAATGAATATCTTCATACTCTACAACAGCGTCCTAAATGGACTTTACGTACGAAATCTCCGGAAATTAATGATTTAGTTTTAATAAAGGAAGAAAACTATCCACCTTTACAGTGGAAACGTGGCCGCATTATTAGATTATTGCCAGGAAAAGACGGAATCAATCGTGTAGCTGAATTAAGGGTTCAAAACGGTTCTTTACTCCGGCCTGTTTCAAAACTCTGTGTATTGCCTTTGATGGATAGTTGCTAA